The following coding sequences lie in one Candidatus Paceibacterota bacterium genomic window:
- the rnc gene encoding ribonuclease III: MDFSQFEKNTGLAFKDKALLKQAFTHRSYLNENRNLKIEHNERLEFLGDAVLELVVTDYLFKKFSEKPEGELTSYRSSLVNYNILSEVAKELKMNDFLLLSRGEAKDTGRARTIILANAYEALVGAIYLDQGYEAARLFIAGGLFHLIDDIVRKGSFIDSKSLFQEKAQEKVGITPAYKTVREEGPDHDKHFTVGVFLDKDLVVEGTGKSKQEAEQEAARKALEKKGW, from the coding sequence ATGGATTTCTCTCAATTTGAAAAAAATACCGGCTTGGCTTTTAAAGATAAAGCTCTGTTAAAGCAGGCCTTTACTCATCGATCATATCTTAACGAAAATCGAAATCTAAAGATCGAGCACAATGAACGATTGGAGTTTTTAGGCGATGCCGTCTTGGAACTTGTCGTTACCGACTATCTCTTTAAGAAATTTTCGGAAAAGCCAGAAGGAGAATTAACCTCCTATCGCTCTTCTCTAGTTAACTACAATATTCTCTCCGAAGTGGCTAAAGAGCTTAAAATGAACGATTTCCTACTTCTCTCTCGCGGAGAAGCTAAAGACACGGGACGAGCTCGCACTATTATTTTAGCCAATGCTTATGAGGCTTTAGTTGGCGCCATTTATTTGGATCAGGGATACGAGGCCGCCCGCCTTTTCATCGCGGGCGGCCTTTTCCACCTCATCGACGATATCGTCCGAAAAGGCTCATTTATTGACTCTAAAAGCCTTTTCCAAGAGAAAGCTCAAGAGAAGGTTGGAATTACACCCGCATATAAAACTGTCCGAGAAGAAGGACCCGATCACGACAAGCACTTCACAGTCGGAGTTTTTCTAGACAAGGATCTGGTAGTAGAAGGCACTGGCAAATCTAAACAAGAAGCCGAACAGGAAGCCGCCCGCAAAGCTCTGGAGAAAAAAGGTTGGTAA
- the nusB gene encoding transcription antitermination factor NusB encodes MANRHLSRSIALQALFEWDFANRTDSEIDGIIERIVPEFAAGMGDMTFVRALTSNILKKRPDLDTIIEKAAPDWPIQKISIVDRNILRLGLYELLFADRKEVPAKVAINEAIELAKTFGGETSGKFVNGVLGAVYKEMGEPGKDEQSSKKHRNFKNVPYEQMPIETLGGAVVYAHDKGEVYLALVHDVFGHWTLSKGGLEAGVDVKEGTKKEIKEEIGLDIEIKDELAKNEYIATHPEKGKIRKQVIYFLAESSYQDLQLKKSGGLDDARWFKLKDILDLNFYNDILPIITKAINLLLAKSEIKTSGKR; translated from the coding sequence ATGGCAAACCGGCACCTTTCCAGATCAATAGCTCTGCAGGCCCTCTTCGAGTGGGATTTTGCTAATAGAACCGATTCCGAAATTGACGGGATTATTGAACGCATTGTTCCTGAATTTGCGGCAGGCATGGGAGACATGACTTTTGTCCGTGCTCTTACTTCCAATATTTTAAAAAAGCGCCCCGACTTAGACACCATCATAGAAAAGGCCGCTCCTGACTGGCCAATTCAAAAGATCAGCATAGTGGACCGCAATATTCTGCGGCTTGGTCTTTATGAGTTGCTTTTTGCTGACCGAAAAGAGGTGCCGGCCAAAGTGGCAATCAATGAAGCTATTGAGCTGGCCAAAACTTTTGGAGGCGAAACCAGCGGTAAGTTTGTTAATGGAGTACTCGGAGCTGTTTACAAAGAAATGGGTGAGCCAGGCAAAGACGAGCAGTCTAGCAAGAAGCATCGAAACTTTAAAAACGTGCCGTATGAACAAATGCCAATTGAGACTCTTGGTGGAGCGGTCGTTTATGCTCACGATAAAGGAGAAGTTTACTTAGCTTTAGTGCACGATGTTTTTGGTCACTGGACTCTTTCCAAGGGGGGGCTTGAAGCCGGCGTGGATGTTAAAGAGGGCACGAAAAAAGAAATTAAGGAAGAGATTGGTCTCGATATTGAGATTAAAGATGAATTGGCTAAGAACGAATACATTGCTACTCATCCTGAGAAAGGCAAGATTCGCAAACAAGTTATTTATTTTTTGGCCGAATCAAGTTATCAGGATCTTCAATTAAAGAAGAGCGGGGGATTGGATGATGCGCGCTGGTTCAAATTGAAAGATATTCTGGATCTCAACTTTTACAACGATATTCTGCCGATCATTACTAAAGCCATTAACTTGCTTTTAGCCAAAAGTGAAATTAAAACCTCCGGCAAACGATAA
- the rpsP gene encoding 30S ribosomal protein S16, translating into MLKIRLQRTGRIHEPTFRLILTDSKNSTKSGRAIEVLGSHDFRKTNTEINAERVKYWMSQGAKPTDTVHNLLISEKVIEGKKINVLPKKTVEKKEEPTIEAAPAAEPTTAEAPTETSAEATQPPEKPTAAPEPTPEPAAAPAAEPAPAEAPPAPPTKDPA; encoded by the coding sequence ATGTTAAAAATCAGATTACAGCGCACCGGACGAATCCATGAGCCGACTTTTCGGCTAATTTTAACTGACTCAAAGAACAGTACTAAAAGCGGCCGGGCCATTGAAGTGCTTGGCTCACACGATTTCCGCAAAACTAATACAGAGATTAATGCTGAAAGAGTGAAATACTGGATGAGTCAGGGAGCTAAACCAACCGATACCGTTCACAATCTCTTAATTTCAGAAAAAGTAATTGAGGGCAAAAAAATAAATGTCTTACCTAAGAAGACAGTAGAAAAGAAGGAAGAGCCGACAATCGAAGCTGCTCCAGCCGCCGAGCCAACTACAGCAGAAGCTCCAACTGAAACTTCGGCAGAGGCAACACAACCTCCTGAAAAACCTACGGCGGCTCCAGAACCAACACCTGAACCGGCAGCCGCTCCAGCCGCAGAACCAGCTCCTGCCGAGGCTCCTCCAGCGCCTCCTACTAAAGACCCTGCCTAA
- a CDS encoding KH domain-containing protein, with the protein MNEQDTQFLEFVIKALVDNQNAVKINRTVDEMGVLMTLSVDPADMGKVIGRQGNTAKAIRTLLRVVGMKNNARVNLKIEEPEGGMKKEQSASKTVDEVMEDLKI; encoded by the coding sequence ATGAACGAACAAGATACACAGTTTCTAGAGTTTGTGATCAAAGCTTTAGTAGACAATCAGAATGCCGTAAAGATCAACCGAACCGTTGATGAAATGGGAGTACTGATGACTCTTTCAGTCGATCCTGCCGACATGGGCAAGGTCATTGGCCGACAGGGCAATACTGCCAAAGCCATCCGCACTTTGCTCCGAGTCGTCGGGATGAAGAACAACGCCAGAGTCAATCTCAAGATTGAAGAGCCGGAAGGAGGAATGAAGAAAGAGCAGAGCGCTTCAAAGACCGTTGATGAAGTGATGGAAGATCTTAAGATCTAA
- the rnr gene encoding ribonuclease R: MVSSSYKMSKKKPKNKNENEKVRLQGTISINSRGVGYVANPADPKAEDLEIENAFLNTALNGDLVVAVPHPKKKGRRLQGEVVEILQRAKTQFVGVLEAVGSNFFLVPDDRKMYIDIFISKERALNAKAGEKVLTEIVSWKDRKKSPEGRVLKVLGQKGDHNVEMESIVLEKGFDTTFPESAILEAERIEREEKEIAAAEISSRRDFRSPRSASGEAGSIFTCTIDPVDAKDFDDALSFQKLPNGNYEVGVHIADVSYYVRPNSELDKEARKRGFSVYLVDRTIPMLPHALSNDICSLNPQEDKLTFSAVFEITPNAEVKNRWFGRTIIHSDKRFAYEEAQEILNKKSGEYFNELNTLNELSKIFRKKKTTMGAIDFETDEVKFKLDERGKPIEVVKKSRLDTHKLIEEFMLLANREVAHFIYQSAREKYQNKDISIYRIHDVPDKEKIAELSIFLKALGYELPIHDKKISPKDIQALLNQVEGKAEESLIKTATIRSMAKAIYSTKNIGHFGLAFDYYTHFTSPIRRYPDLLVHRILNDILHGKKISPDQMAYYYKVSEESTRREIAAADAERSSIKYKQVEYMSEHVGEIYDGIISGVTDWGIYVEEVTTKSEGMVRLRDLTDDYYIFDQKNYAIVGEKTKKKYTLGDKVKIKVKAADLEKKTLDYQFVNF; encoded by the coding sequence ATGGTATCATCATCTTACAAAATGTCAAAGAAAAAGCCTAAAAATAAGAATGAAAATGAAAAAGTGCGACTTCAGGGAACAATCAGCATAAATTCCCGAGGAGTTGGTTACGTGGCTAATCCGGCTGATCCAAAAGCCGAAGATTTAGAAATTGAAAATGCCTTTTTAAACACTGCCTTAAACGGAGATTTAGTGGTGGCAGTTCCCCACCCCAAGAAGAAAGGTCGCCGACTTCAGGGAGAAGTGGTTGAAATTCTTCAACGAGCCAAGACTCAGTTTGTGGGCGTGCTGGAGGCCGTTGGTTCAAATTTTTTCTTGGTGCCAGACGATCGGAAAATGTATATCGATATTTTTATTTCAAAGGAAAGAGCCCTGAATGCTAAAGCGGGTGAAAAAGTGCTGACAGAAATAGTTTCGTGGAAGGATCGAAAGAAAAGTCCGGAGGGCAGAGTTTTGAAAGTGCTGGGACAAAAGGGAGATCATAACGTGGAAATGGAATCGATTGTTTTGGAGAAGGGTTTTGACACTACTTTTCCGGAATCGGCAATCCTTGAGGCTGAGCGGATTGAAAGAGAAGAGAAAGAAATCGCGGCGGCGGAGATCAGTAGCCGCCGCGATTTCCGATCGCCTCGCTCAGCGTCCGGCGAAGCGGGATCCATCTTCACCTGCACCATCGACCCAGTCGACGCCAAGGATTTTGACGATGCTCTCTCCTTCCAGAAATTGCCAAACGGCAACTACGAAGTCGGTGTCCATATTGCCGACGTCTCCTATTATGTCCGCCCGAATAGCGAGCTCGATAAAGAGGCCCGCAAGCGCGGCTTCTCCGTTTATTTAGTAGATCGAACTATTCCGATGCTCCCCCACGCTCTTTCAAACGACATCTGCAGCCTGAACCCACAGGAAGACAAATTAACTTTTTCAGCCGTTTTTGAAATAACCCCAAATGCCGAAGTAAAAAATCGCTGGTTCGGCAGAACGATTATTCATTCCGATAAAAGATTTGCTTACGAAGAAGCACAGGAAATCTTGAATAAAAAATCGGGAGAATACTTCAACGAGTTAAATACTTTGAACGAGCTTTCCAAGATATTCAGAAAGAAAAAAACTACGATGGGAGCCATCGACTTTGAAACCGATGAAGTGAAATTCAAGCTCGACGAACGAGGGAAGCCAATCGAGGTGGTAAAGAAGTCAAGACTTGACACCCATAAGCTAATTGAAGAGTTCATGCTTTTGGCCAACCGTGAAGTAGCTCACTTTATTTATCAATCGGCCAGAGAGAAATATCAAAATAAAGATATTTCCATTTATCGAATCCACGACGTACCCGATAAAGAAAAAATCGCCGAGCTCTCCATTTTCCTAAAGGCGCTCGGCTACGAATTGCCGATTCACGATAAAAAGATTTCCCCGAAGGATATTCAAGCTCTCCTCAATCAAGTGGAAGGAAAAGCCGAAGAATCGTTGATTAAAACGGCTACCATTCGCTCGATGGCTAAGGCAATTTACAGCACTAAAAATATTGGCCACTTCGGTCTGGCTTTTGACTACTACACCCACTTCACTTCCCCAATTCGCCGCTATCCCGATCTCTTGGTACATCGAATTCTCAACGACATTTTACACGGCAAGAAAATCAGCCCCGATCAGATGGCTTATTACTACAAGGTCTCCGAGGAATCTACTCGCCGCGAGATTGCAGCAGCCGATGCCGAGCGTTCCTCTATTAAATACAAACAGGTGGAATATATGAGCGAGCACGTTGGCGAGATCTACGACGGCATTATTTCCGGCGTCACTGACTGGGGTATCTATGTGGAAGAAGTCACCACTAAATCCGAAGGCATGGTCCGACTGCGTGACCTGACCGACGATTACTACATCTTTGATCAAAAAAATTACGCCATCGTCGGTGAGAAAACTAAGAAGAAATACACGTTAGGTGACAAGGTAAAAATCAAAGTAAAAGCCGCCGATCTAGAAAAGAAAACTTTGGATTACCAGTTTGTAAATTTCTAA
- a CDS encoding ribonuclease HII, protein MKEGIKYIVGIDEVGRGPLAGPLAVGAFLAPTDFDLNVFAEARDSKKMTAQKREECFKLIKAQFGQIPGAELRFTVSFISPQRIDKVGLTKSTRTAINNCLRKFKLNPEECLVLLDGGLKAPKKYLNQKTIIKGDDKQKIISLASIVAKVTRDRRMTRISKKHPRYNFHKHKGYGTREHRALIKQFGTSPIHRLSFLKKITASP, encoded by the coding sequence ATGAAAGAGGGCATTAAATATATTGTTGGTATTGATGAGGTTGGTCGCGGGCCATTGGCCGGGCCGCTGGCGGTCGGCGCCTTTTTGGCGCCGACCGATTTTGATCTCAATGTTTTTGCCGAGGCTCGCGACTCCAAAAAGATGACGGCCCAGAAAAGGGAAGAATGCTTTAAATTGATTAAAGCGCAATTCGGCCAAATCCCAGGGGCCGAATTGCGCTTCACCGTCTCTTTCATTAGCCCGCAACGAATTGATAAAGTCGGCCTAACTAAATCGACCCGCACGGCCATCAACAATTGTTTGCGCAAATTTAAATTAAATCCCGAGGAATGCCTGGTTCTTTTGGACGGGGGATTAAAAGCTCCCAAAAAATATTTAAATCAAAAAACCATTATTAAAGGTGATGACAAGCAAAAAATTATCTCCCTCGCCTCCATCGTGGCCAAAGTCACCCGCGATCGTCGCATGACTCGTATTTCCAAAAAACATCCAAGATACAATTTTCATAAGCACAAGGGTTATGGTACTCGAGAACATCGAGCCTTAATCAAACAATTTGGTACATCCCCAATCCATCGTCTTAGCTTTCTGAAGAAAATCACAGCCAGCCCTTAA
- a CDS encoding AAA family ATPase, translating into MYLKSLELSGFKSFAKKSTLEFNTPITAIVGPNGSGKSNVAESFRFVLGEQSFKSMRGKKGEDLIFNGGKDSPRANRASVKVIFDNTDHALNVDFDEVSIERVVHRDGINQYLINGSEVRLRDIIELLAGAHIGASGHHIISQGEADKILNANLRERRAMIEDALGLKIYQYKKEESERKLEKTEENIKQVESLRREIAPHLKFLKKQVEKLEKAREMKVELGELYKEYFKREEMYLSAAKAAMSEQRRGPQAELAALEKELQNAKGILERTKEKDSRGQEIINVEGRLKITRSEKDVLTREAGRIEGEIAYLERTIKKQKESKNQAEQKTVYLREVESLKSQVESLIKEAEGSSEVGAIKSLLSKIRNLFSSFVESNRTKREEANVADLETELSGLNKEKVQITEKLQKQTAEENKLNQEYLRLKEEVEKGKDSSMEAERKMLQIMARQTELHAALNALKSTEERLNLEEADFKRELGEAGALLGKEASNYQNFNLPEKLENRNDQLERRRYIEKIKIRLEEAGAGGGEDIMKEYKEAEERDAFLGRELEDLDKSAASLKELIADLENRLDIEFKEGVRKINEQFNKFFGLMFGHGGRASLEVVREKVRARRRPTDEDLEDMDLADMPPEDDEAEAPEGIDISVSLPHKKIKGLVMLSGGERALTSIALLFAISQVNPPPFIILDETDAALDEANSRKYGDMIENLSKYSQLILITHNRETMSRAGIIYGVTMGGDGLSKLLSIQFEEAVAVAK; encoded by the coding sequence ATGTATCTTAAGTCTCTGGAACTTTCCGGCTTCAAATCATTCGCTAAAAAGAGCACTCTGGAATTTAACACTCCTATTACGGCCATTGTTGGCCCCAACGGCTCCGGCAAGTCAAACGTGGCCGAGTCTTTTCGATTTGTCTTGGGCGAGCAGTCATTTAAATCGATGCGAGGAAAGAAAGGGGAAGATCTCATCTTCAATGGCGGTAAAGACTCTCCTCGAGCCAATCGAGCGAGTGTTAAGGTCATTTTTGACAATACGGACCACGCTTTAAATGTGGATTTTGATGAAGTTAGTATTGAGCGCGTGGTACATCGAGACGGTATCAACCAATATCTGATTAACGGCTCGGAAGTGCGCCTGCGCGACATTATTGAACTTTTGGCCGGAGCGCATATCGGCGCTTCCGGACACCACATTATCTCGCAAGGAGAGGCGGATAAAATTTTGAATGCCAATTTGCGCGAGCGCCGAGCCATGATTGAAGATGCTTTAGGCTTGAAAATCTATCAATACAAAAAAGAAGAAAGTGAAAGAAAACTGGAAAAGACTGAAGAGAATATTAAACAAGTGGAATCGTTGCGTCGTGAAATCGCGCCGCATCTGAAATTTTTGAAAAAGCAGGTGGAGAAACTTGAGAAGGCGCGGGAGATGAAGGTTGAACTCGGTGAACTGTACAAAGAATATTTCAAGCGGGAAGAAATGTATTTGAGTGCCGCCAAGGCGGCTATGAGCGAGCAGAGGAGAGGGCCGCAAGCGGAGCTTGCGGCCCTGGAAAAAGAGCTCCAAAATGCTAAGGGCATTTTGGAGCGCACCAAAGAAAAGGATTCGCGCGGTCAGGAGATTATAAATGTTGAGGGAAGGCTGAAAATCACTCGCTCCGAGAAGGATGTCTTAACGCGCGAAGCCGGCCGAATTGAAGGAGAGATTGCTTATCTTGAACGAACTATTAAAAAACAGAAGGAAAGCAAGAATCAGGCGGAGCAAAAAACAGTTTACCTAAGAGAAGTCGAAAGCTTAAAGTCTCAAGTAGAAAGCTTAATTAAAGAAGCGGAAGGATCATCAGAAGTTGGAGCCATCAAAAGTTTACTCTCTAAAATCCGAAATCTTTTCAGCAGTTTCGTTGAAAGCAATCGTACTAAACGCGAAGAAGCCAATGTAGCCGATCTTGAGACCGAACTTTCCGGTTTGAATAAGGAAAAAGTTCAGATTACGGAAAAACTTCAGAAACAAACAGCTGAAGAAAATAAACTGAATCAAGAATACTTGAGATTAAAAGAGGAAGTAGAAAAAGGTAAAGACTCCAGCATGGAAGCTGAACGCAAAATGCTCCAGATTATGGCGCGCCAGACAGAGCTTCACGCCGCCTTGAATGCTCTGAAATCTACTGAAGAAAGGCTAAATCTCGAAGAAGCTGACTTTAAAAGAGAGTTGGGCGAAGCCGGCGCCTTATTGGGAAAAGAAGCTAGTAATTATCAGAATTTTAATTTACCCGAGAAACTGGAGAATCGAAACGACCAGTTAGAGCGCCGTCGCTATATTGAAAAGATTAAGATTCGCCTAGAAGAAGCCGGAGCCGGCGGGGGAGAAGATATTATGAAGGAGTACAAAGAAGCGGAAGAGCGCGATGCTTTTCTCGGACGAGAATTGGAAGATTTGGATAAATCGGCAGCCTCACTAAAAGAATTAATTGCTGACTTGGAAAATCGTTTGGATATTGAATTCAAAGAAGGCGTACGGAAAATCAACGAGCAATTTAATAAATTCTTTGGCCTGATGTTCGGACACGGCGGGCGCGCCTCCCTCGAGGTGGTCCGAGAGAAGGTCCGCGCCCGCCGCCGCCCAACCGACGAAGACCTCGAAGATATGGATCTAGCTGACATGCCGCCTGAAGACGACGAAGCCGAAGCTCCTGAAGGTATCGACATCTCCGTCTCTCTTCCTCACAAGAAAATCAAAGGTTTGGTAATGCTCTCCGGTGGTGAACGAGCCCTCACTTCCATCGCTCTTCTCTTCGCCATCTCTCAAGTCAATCCGCCGCCATTCATTATTCTCGACGAAACCGATGCTGCCCTTGATGAAGCCAACTCCCGCAAATATGGCGACATGATCGAAAATCTTTCTAAATATTCTCAACTCATCCTCATCACCCACAATCGCGAAACAATGTCACGCGCTGGTATCATATACGGAGTCACCATGGGCGGAGACGGTCTCTCAAAACTACTCTCTATTCAATTTGAGGAGGCGGTAGCGGTGGCGAAATAA
- the trmD gene encoding tRNA (guanosine(37)-N1)-methyltransferase TrmD: MTFHIITLFPNIFDSYLNESILKRAQKNQLIKFRFYNPRDYVKPTKAQKSKEKPYLRVDDKPYGGGPGMILQAPPLISAVEAARSKIKSQKFKVIFFSPHGKQFNTKYAKIAAKKYSDIILICGRYEGIDARVRKIFKAEEVSVGPYTLTGGEVPAMIMIDSISRQVKGVLGNFQSLEESRIAGRDVYTRPASLKYKRKTYSVPKVLLSGHHKNIDKWRAK, from the coding sequence ATGACGTTTCATATAATTACTCTCTTCCCAAACATCTTCGATTCCTACTTAAACGAATCAATTCTGAAACGCGCCCAGAAAAACCAGCTGATTAAATTCAGATTTTATAATCCGCGGGATTACGTCAAGCCAACCAAAGCTCAAAAAAGCAAAGAAAAACCTTACCTGCGAGTTGATGATAAACCATACGGTGGCGGGCCAGGAATGATTCTCCAAGCGCCGCCGCTGATTTCGGCTGTGGAGGCGGCGCGATCAAAAATAAAAAGTCAAAAGTTCAAAGTCATTTTCTTTTCTCCCCACGGCAAACAATTCAATACTAAATACGCTAAGATCGCGGCTAAAAAATATTCAGACATTATTTTAATCTGCGGTCGTTATGAAGGCATTGATGCCCGCGTGCGCAAGATTTTTAAAGCCGAAGAAGTTTCAGTCGGACCCTACACTTTAACCGGTGGGGAAGTCCCCGCTATGATTATGATCGATTCAATCTCCCGTCAGGTCAAAGGAGTTCTCGGCAACTTCCAATCTCTGGAAGAATCCCGAATTGCCGGCCGCGACGTCTACACGCGGCCGGCCTCTCTAAAATACAAAAGAAAAACTTACAGCGTTCCCAAAGTTCTCCTTTCCGGTCATCACAAAAATATTGATAAATGGCGAGCTAAATAA
- the rpmF gene encoding 50S ribosomal protein L32 → MRHTRAHTANRRAHHALKAAGTVLCAECGHPKLKHLACPNCGKYNKRVVVDVVARAERKEKRRKEREAVK, encoded by the coding sequence ATGCGACATACTCGGGCTCATACGGCCAATCGGCGAGCCCATCACGCTTTGAAGGCCGCCGGCACGGTTCTTTGTGCTGAATGCGGGCATCCAAAGCTGAAGCATTTGGCCTGCCCAAACTGCGGCAAGTACAATAAGCGAGTAGTTGTAGACGTGGTAGCCCGCGCTGAAAGAAAAGAAAAGCGACGAAAAGAAAGAGAAGCAGTAAAATAG